A stretch of Oscillospiraceae bacterium DNA encodes these proteins:
- the nagA gene encoding N-acetylglucosamine-6-phosphate deacetylase — MKSIINGKIITPYGIIKNKVLNFRTIINSISDTAQGEIIDAKGNYVCPGLVDIHIHGYAGEDASDGKAEGIRTMAEGIVKNGVTSWLPTTMTVSKAELEAAFEAIRTVKAESETPDFKGAQILGINAEGPFINAQYKGAQAEENIIKPDAEFIKKYADIIKLVTVAPEVEGAMDFIKEIKKDTSITVSMGHTGTTYETAKEAFEAGLSHVTHLFNAMTPLHHRKPGAVGAALSKSSVTCELICDTYHVHPGQYELVYSLKGDKLVLITDCIRAGGLTDGEYTLGGQKVTVKGITCLLDDGTIAGSVLKLNNAIKNFKNNTNIPLHKIVNCASLTPAKAIGVDKTKGSIEVGKDADIVIMDEDFQVLSTFVGGDLKYSK; from the coding sequence TTGAAAAGCATTATTAACGGTAAGATTATAACCCCATACGGTATCATAAAGAATAAGGTACTCAATTTCAGAACCATCATAAACAGTATTTCCGACACCGCGCAAGGCGAAATAATTGACGCAAAGGGAAATTATGTTTGCCCGGGTCTTGTGGATATCCATATACACGGTTATGCCGGTGAGGACGCTTCCGACGGAAAGGCTGAAGGTATCCGTACCATGGCTGAGGGCATTGTAAAAAACGGTGTTACCTCCTGGCTTCCCACTACCATGACAGTTTCCAAGGCAGAGCTTGAAGCGGCGTTTGAAGCTATCCGGACAGTCAAGGCAGAAAGTGAAACTCCGGATTTCAAGGGTGCACAGATACTGGGTATCAACGCTGAAGGTCCTTTTATCAATGCTCAGTACAAGGGCGCTCAGGCCGAGGAAAACATCATTAAACCGGATGCCGAATTTATTAAAAAGTATGCAGATATCATAAAGCTGGTTACTGTTGCTCCCGAGGTTGAGGGCGCAATGGACTTTATAAAGGAAATCAAGAAGGACACTTCCATTACCGTTTCCATGGGTCACACCGGCACAACCTACGAAACCGCAAAAGAAGCTTTTGAGGCAGGTCTTTCCCATGTCACCCATCTCTTTAACGCCATGACTCCCCTGCATCACAGAAAGCCCGGTGCGGTAGGTGCGGCTCTTTCAAAATCATCTGTAACTTGTGAGCTTATTTGCGATACATACCACGTTCATCCGGGTCAGTACGAGCTGGTATATTCTCTCAAGGGCGACAAGCTGGTGCTTATCACCGACTGTATCCGCGCAGGCGGTCTGACCGACGGCGAATACACTCTGGGCGGTCAGAAAGTTACCGTAAAGGGTATCACCTGTCTGCTGGATGACGGCACCATTGCAGGAAGCGTTCTCAAGCTCAATAATGCCATTAAGAACTTCAAGAACAACACAAATATTCCGCTTCACAAAATAGTAAACTGTGCTTCTCTCACCCCCGCAAAGGCAATCGGAGTTGACAAGACCAAGGGCTCCATTGAAGTTGGCAAGGATGCGGATATAGTTATCATGGACGAAGATTTCCAGGTTCTCAGCACCTTTGTAGGCGGAGACCTCAAGTATTCGAAATAA
- a CDS encoding histidinol-phosphatase HisJ family protein translates to MKRPIVDYHIHTEYSFDWSTLLPGRVFDICDGALKNGVTQIAITDHLDVNTVYSGELIMLDTKQVREDVMRAKKAYEGRLDIIYGIELGQPHQVPQFASEILKNNKYEYVIGSYHNNIDVCDFSLIDYQNTPHETLIRYYENYLDETADHIKWCVGRISTLGHLGYPIRYFMRNNLTELVNPYDEKYMKRMKYIFELLIKHEIALEVNTSGWRQGMNNSMALDGMVQCYVDMGGKLITIGSDSHGAHFIGSDIEREYDILKKLGVREITTFVNGVRGSFEL, encoded by the coding sequence ATGAAACGACCCATTGTTGATTACCACATTCACACTGAGTACTCCTTTGACTGGTCAACGCTTCTGCCGGGCAGAGTGTTTGATATATGTGATGGCGCATTGAAAAACGGCGTTACCCAGATAGCGATTACAGATCATTTGGACGTCAATACCGTTTATTCGGGTGAGCTCATTATGCTGGACACAAAGCAGGTGCGCGAGGATGTTATGCGTGCCAAAAAAGCGTACGAGGGCAGACTTGACATCATATATGGCATAGAGCTTGGACAGCCCCATCAGGTACCGCAGTTTGCTTCGGAAATACTTAAAAACAATAAATATGAGTATGTTATAGGCTCATACCACAATAACATTGATGTGTGCGATTTTTCGCTCATTGACTACCAAAATACACCCCACGAAACGCTTATAAGGTATTACGAAAACTACCTTGATGAAACCGCTGACCACATCAAATGGTGTGTGGGCAGGATTTCAACTCTCGGGCATCTTGGATATCCCATAAGGTATTTCATGCGCAATAATCTTACTGAGCTTGTAAATCCATACGACGAAAAGTACATGAAGCGTATGAAATATATTTTTGAGCTTCTGATAAAGCATGAAATTGCGCTTGAGGTCAACACCTCGGGATGGCGCCAGGGCATGAATAACTCCATGGCGCTTGACGGAATGGTACAGTGCTATGTTGATATGGGCGGAAAGCTTATCACCATAGGCTCGGACAGCCACGGCGCTCATTTTATCGGAAGCGACATCGAAAGGGAATACGATATACTCAAAAAGCTGGGAGTGCGTGAAATAACCACCTTTGTCAACGGTGTGCGCGGCTCGTTTGAATTGTAA
- a CDS encoding DUF951 domain-containing protein, producing the protein MYVEVGDKLLMKKPHPCGGKEFEVLRVGSDIKIRCTTCAHEVVVPRVKLEKNIKSIKDKL; encoded by the coding sequence ATATATGTGGAAGTGGGGGACAAGCTCCTTATGAAAAAGCCCCATCCCTGCGGCGGAAAGGAATTTGAGGTTCTCAGGGTGGGAAGCGATATAAAAATCAGATGTACTACGTGCGCACACGAGGTTGTCGTGCCCCGTGTTAAACTTGAAAAAAATATAAAATCTATAAAGGATAAATTATGA
- the spoIVA gene encoding stage IV sporulation protein A, with protein sequence MENIYTDIARRTGGDIYIGVVGPVRTGKSTLIKRFMDSLVIPNIADISERERTVDELPQSASGRTVMTAEPKFIPDKAVKVTLDDNAEFMVKMIDCVGYMVPGAIGDSENGEPRMVMTPWSQSPVPFEKAAEIGTRKVITEHSTIGLMVTTDGTIGEIPREDYVLAEERVVNELKEMNKPFVIVLNSARPESVEATSLAYELEEKYAAPVALVNCLEISEIDITNIIRLVLFEFPVREIGVNLPLWIMAMEEDNALRRTITDGITEAARSINKIGDIRPVFEKLCSGEFIDRADTENINLGEGSALVDIKLHDGLFYDVISERTGIEINGDDDLMRTICELNHSKQQYDKIRAAVEEAQNSGYGIVTPSVEDMKLEQPEITKQQGGYGIKLKASAPSLHIIRANIQTEVNPIMGSEKQSEEMVKYLLHEFEEDPARIWHSNMFGKSLYDLVNEGLNTKLAHMPRESRLKIVETLGRIINEGSNGLICIIL encoded by the coding sequence ATGGAGAATATATACACCGACATTGCCCGTCGGACAGGCGGCGACATATATATCGGGGTGGTGGGACCTGTAAGAACGGGAAAATCCACACTTATAAAGAGATTTATGGATTCGCTTGTTATACCGAATATTGCTGATATATCCGAAAGAGAACGTACAGTGGATGAGCTTCCGCAGAGCGCTTCCGGACGTACCGTTATGACTGCCGAGCCTAAATTCATACCTGACAAGGCGGTAAAGGTTACACTGGATGACAATGCTGAATTCATGGTAAAGATGATAGATTGCGTGGGTTACATGGTGCCGGGTGCAATAGGGGACAGCGAAAACGGCGAGCCGCGAATGGTTATGACTCCCTGGTCGCAAAGCCCTGTGCCGTTTGAAAAGGCTGCTGAAATAGGCACACGTAAGGTTATAACCGAGCATTCTACCATAGGACTTATGGTAACCACCGACGGTACTATCGGTGAAATTCCCAGAGAGGATTATGTACTTGCGGAAGAAAGAGTAGTTAATGAGCTTAAAGAAATGAATAAGCCTTTTGTCATTGTGCTCAATTCCGCCCGACCCGAAAGCGTGGAGGCAACATCACTTGCTTATGAGCTTGAAGAAAAATATGCTGCTCCGGTGGCTCTTGTGAACTGCCTTGAAATAAGCGAAATTGATATAACAAATATCATACGCCTTGTGCTGTTTGAGTTCCCTGTACGGGAAATAGGTGTCAATCTTCCGTTGTGGATTATGGCTATGGAGGAGGATAACGCACTGCGCCGTACCATCACGGACGGCATAACGGAGGCGGCACGGAGTATTAATAAAATAGGCGACATACGTCCCGTGTTTGAAAAGCTTTGCTCGGGAGAATTTATTGACCGTGCTGACACGGAAAACATCAATTTAGGTGAAGGCAGTGCGTTGGTGGATATAAAACTGCACGACGGACTTTTCTATGATGTAATCAGTGAGAGAACCGGCATTGAGATAAACGGCGATGATGACCTTATGCGTACAATCTGTGAGCTTAACCATTCCAAGCAACAGTATGATAAAATAAGAGCCGCGGTTGAAGAGGCACAGAACAGCGGTTACGGAATTGTTACACCGAGCGTTGAGGATATGAAACTGGAACAGCCGGAAATAACAAAGCAACAGGGCGGCTACGGCATAAAACTAAAGGCTTCCGCACCCAGTCTGCACATTATACGTGCTAATATTCAGACTGAGGTTAATCCCATTATGGGCTCTGAAAAGCAATCGGAGGAAATGGTGAAATATCTTTTGCACGAATTTGAGGAGGATCCTGCCCGTATATGGCATTCCAATATGTTTGGCAAATCCCTGTACGACCTTGTCAATGAAGGACTTAACACAAAGCTTGCCCATATGCCACGCGAATCGCGTCTGAAAATCGTTGAAACACTGGGACGAATAATAAATGAGGGCAGTAACGGACTTATCTGTATAATATTGTGA
- a CDS encoding ROK family protein: MNLKVKAVLDEGFAPMSVVFRDFEAAAKANPQEIVVAVVRNKGLTSTYKLTVFADDAGKDEENFMFCDRIVKSMLWMRGGYKIIIAGSEKIYNYFKKAYSKGGSREFDVNFMSRVYECPFEVEYIADVKNAPVDKEDANPVGRHLDGCRIGFDAGGSDRKVSAVIDGEAVYSEEVVWFPKTNSDPMYHYNGILEAMKTAASKMPRVDAIGVSSAGVYIDNRIMVASLFLKVSDEEFDKKVKNMYLDVAKEIGADIPVEVANDGDVTALAGAMDLQDNNVLGIAMGTSEAGGYVDGDGNITGWLNELAFVPVDYNTESMVDEWSGDYGCGVKYFSQDAVIKLAPAAGIELDPSLSPAEKLKVVQGLMAQDDPRAVKIYETIGVYFGYAIAYYALFYDIKHVLIMGRVSSGKGGTLILDKANEVLKAEFPELDKKLELHIPDESSRRVGQSVAAASLPNIKK, translated from the coding sequence ATGAATCTCAAAGTTAAAGCTGTTCTGGACGAAGGCTTTGCTCCGATGTCCGTTGTTTTCCGTGATTTTGAAGCTGCAGCAAAGGCTAACCCTCAGGAAATTGTCGTTGCTGTTGTAAGAAACAAGGGGCTTACCTCCACTTATAAGCTCACCGTTTTTGCCGACGACGCAGGTAAGGACGAGGAGAATTTCATGTTCTGCGACCGTATCGTAAAATCCATGCTGTGGATGCGCGGCGGTTACAAAATCATTATCGCAGGTTCCGAAAAAATCTACAACTATTTCAAAAAGGCTTACTCCAAGGGCGGATCCCGTGAGTTTGATGTAAACTTCATGAGCCGCGTTTACGAATGTCCATTTGAAGTTGAATACATTGCCGATGTTAAAAACGCTCCCGTTGACAAAGAAGACGCAAATCCCGTAGGACGTCATCTTGATGGTTGCCGTATAGGCTTTGACGCAGGCGGAAGCGACCGCAAAGTAAGTGCAGTTATCGACGGTGAGGCTGTTTACTCCGAAGAAGTGGTATGGTTCCCCAAAACCAATTCTGATCCCATGTATCACTACAACGGCATTCTCGAAGCAATGAAGACCGCGGCTTCCAAAATGCCCCGCGTTGACGCTATCGGTGTAAGCTCCGCAGGTGTTTACATCGACAACCGTATCATGGTTGCTTCTCTGTTCCTCAAGGTTTCCGACGAGGAATTTGACAAAAAGGTTAAGAACATGTACCTTGATGTTGCAAAAGAAATCGGTGCAGATATTCCCGTTGAAGTTGCAAACGACGGTGACGTTACCGCTCTTGCAGGTGCTATGGATCTTCAGGACAACAACGTTCTGGGTATCGCCATGGGTACCAGTGAAGCAGGCGGATATGTTGACGGCGACGGCAATATCACCGGCTGGCTCAATGAGCTTGCATTTGTTCCCGTTGACTACAATACCGAATCCATGGTAGACGAATGGTCCGGAGACTACGGTTGCGGCGTTAAGTACTTCTCTCAGGATGCTGTTATAAAGTTGGCTCCTGCCGCAGGCATTGAATTGGACCCCAGCCTTTCTCCCGCAGAAAAGCTTAAGGTAGTTCAGGGTCTTATGGCTCAGGACGATCCCAGAGCAGTTAAGATTTACGAAACCATCGGTGTATACTTCGGTTATGCAATTGCTTACTACGCACTGTTCTATGATATAAAGCACGTTCTCATTATGGGCCGTGTTTCTTCCGGCAAGGGCGGTACTCTCATTCTTGACAAGGCAAACGAAGTACTTAAGGCCGAATTCCCCGAGCTGGACAAGAAGCTTGAGCTTCACATTCCCGACGAATCCAGCCGTCGTGTTGGTCAG